TCCGTGTTCGTCCCGGGATTCCACGTGGTCGGCTTCTGGGCCGCCTTCTGGGGTGCCCTGCTGGTCAGCGTGGTGAGCTGGATCCTGACCGCGCTGATCAGCGACAGCGGGCGGGTGAAGGTCATCAGCCGGCGGGACTAGCTAGGCCGCGCGGTCGCCCTCGATCGACGTGATGATGTAGGTCCCGCTCTTGGCGTCGCGCTCCAGGGTCAGGATCTTCTGCTTGGCCGCCTCTTCCAGGAGCTTCGAGAACGTCGAGTAGCCATAGTAGGACTCGTTGAACGCGGGGTTCTTCCGGATCATGGTCTGCTTCACCATGGAGCCCCACAGGGTGTCCTTGTTCTCGCGCTGCAGCGCCTGGATCGCCTCGATGAGCTGGGCGAAGGCCTCCGCCTTCTTCTCGGGCAGACCGCGCAGGGCCGTCGTCTTCTTGGACTCGCGGATGAGATCCTCGTAGAAGATGAACTCGTCGCAGTTGCCCACCAGCAGCTCGGAGGATGACGACTTCACCCCGAGCCCGATCACGTAGCGATCGTTCTCCCGCAGCTTCGACACCAGCGGGGAGAAGTCGGAGTCGCCTGACACCAGGGCGAAGGTGTCCACGTGCTGCTTGGCGTAGGCGAGATCCATGGCGTCCACGACCATCCGAATGTCGGCGGAGTTCTTTCCGCTGTAGCGGCTCTGGGGCACGTCGATGAGCTCGATGGCGTGCTCGTGGAACGGGCGCTTGTACTCGGTGTAGCGGTTCCAGTCGGCGTAGGCCCGCTTCACCATGATCTTGCCCTTCTCGACCAGGCGCTCCAGCACCAGCTTGATCTCGAACTGCTTGTACTGGGCTTCCTTGACCCCCCGCACGATGTTTTCGAAGTCGATGAACATCGCGAGCTTCCGGTCGTCGCTCATCCGCTCCGTCCTTCCGGGGGGCGGCTCGAGACCGCCCCCTCGCCGCCCATTATAGGGGCCGGCGAGGAGGCGCACCAATCTTCGCGACGCGGGTCAGCGGACGAGGGGGCGAGGCGCCGGGCCCACGTAGTGGGCGCGCGGCCGAATGAGGCGGTTGTCCGCGTACTGCTCGAGCGCATGGGCGCACCAGCCGGCCACCCGCGCCGTCGCGAAGATCGACGTGCAGAAGTCGGGCGGGATGCCGAGCGCGTCGTAGACCACCGCGGAGAAGAAGTCGACGTTCACCGGGAGCCCGGTGCGCCGGGTCACCGAGGCGTACACCGCCTCCGCGACCTCGAAGAGGCGGGTGCGGCCGGTGGCCGCCGCCATGTCCTTGGCCATGACGCGGATGACGCGGGCCCGGGCGTCGTCCACCTTGTACACGCGGTGCCCGAAGCCGGGCATGCGCGCGCCCGGGGCGGCGCGCTCGGCGCGGCTCAGGCGGTCGCGGCCGCCGATGCGCCCCTCCACGTAGGCCTCGACCTTCGCAGGATCGCCGATCGCCTTCAGCATGGCGAGCACGTCGTCATTGGCTCCCCCGTGCCGCGGGCCCTTGAGGGTGGCGATGGCCGCGACGACCGCAGCGTGGAGGTCGGCGAGGGTTGCCACCGCCACGCGCGCCGCGAACGTCGAGGCATTCAGCTCGTGATCGGCGTGGAGGGTGAGGATGACGTCGAGCACCCGGGCCACGTCGGCGGACGGCGCGCGGCCGTCGAGCATATGGAGGAAGTGGGCGGCGTGGCCGCCCTCCGCCGGCGCCGTGATCGGGTCGAGCCCGCTGCGGATGCGGTGCCAGGCCGCCACCACCGCGGGCACCAGGGCCACCAGCCGCACCGACTTGGCGAGGTTCGCCTCGGGGCTGTCCGCCCGCACGTCGGGATCCTGGGTGGCGGCGAGCGACACCGCGGTGCGCAGGGCGTCGAGCGGATGGCACTCGCGCGGGAGCGCGCGCAGCAGCGCGGCGACGGGGGCGGGGAGGCCGCGCGCGCCGGCCAGGCGCGCGGCGAAGGCGCGGCCGTCGGCGGCGCTCGGCAGCTCACCGAACCACAGGAGATGCGTGATCTCCTCGAAGCTCGCGCGCCCGGCGAGGTCGGCGATCTCGTAGCCGCGGTAGTAGAGCCGGCCGTTGGCGCCGTCCACCGTGCAGATCGCCGACCGGGTGGCGACGACGTCCTCCAGCCCGGCCTTCCAGTCCGTGAGGGTCGCGGCGGTGCTCATGCGGGCCTCCTTTGGTTAACTTGACTATACATGATTTATATTGATTTACAGTGATCGAGATCCAGACGCGTGTATTCGCGAGGTTGCTCCCTGTACCATGAGGTCGAGGGAGGCGGGGATGATCGTCCTGGAGGGGGAAGAGTACCTGACGGTGGAGGAGGCGGCCGGCCTGCTCGAGATCAAGCCGGCGACGCTCTACGCCTACGTGAGCCGCGGGGTGCTCAAGAGCTATCGCCAGGGCATCAAGCGCCAGCGGCTCTACCGGCGCGCCGACGTGGAGGCGCTGCTGCGGGTGGCGCCGTCCTCGGGCCCCGTCGACGAGGGCGAGCTCGCCCGCCGCGCCCCCGAGATCCCGCTCGCCGAGTCGTGGATCCGCGAGTGAAGGGGACGCCGGCCGAGCTCGCGCATCGCGTCCCGCCCGGCCAGGTCCTCACCGAGAAGTGGCCGGTGCTCACCTACGGTGTCACGCCGCGCTTCGATCCCTCCCGGTGGTCGTTCCGGTGCTTCGGACTGGTCGAGGAAGAGATCGCGTGGACGTGGGCGGAGTTCCTAACGCTGCCGCGCGTGCACGTACGCTGCGACATCCACTGCGTGACGCGCTGGTCGCGCCTGGACAACACCTTCGAGGGCGTGGCGATCCGCGAGATCATGCGCCGCGTCCGCCTGCGCCCGGGCGCCCGCTTCGTGCGCGTGCATGCCGATCCCGACTACACGACCAACCTCGCCCTCGAGGAGCTCCTGCGCGACGACGTGCTCCTCGCGCTCAGGCACGACGGCCGGGACCTCACGCCCGAGCACGGCGGCCCCCTGCGCCTCGTCGTGCCGCGCCTGTATTTCTGGAAGAGCGCCAAGTGGGTGCGCGCCTTCGAGTTCCTCGACGTGAACGCGCCCGGCTTCTGGGAGGTCAACGGCTATCACATGGAGGCCGACCCCTGGAAGGAAGAGCGCTACGCCGACCAGGAGACCGACGCCATGCAGCGGATGCGGGCGGAGGCGGCGCGGCGGCGGCGCGGGCGGGAGCGATAGCGGCGCGCGGTCAGCGCGCGGGGGACGCCAGGAAACGGCGCACCACGTCGACGAACTCGGCGGGCCGGTCGCCCGGTACGGTGTGACCGGCCGCCGCCACCTCCACGAGACGGCCGTCGGGCAGCGCGGCCACCACCCGCTGAGCGAGCGCGGGCGAGAGCACGTCCGACTCCGCGCCGCGCACCAGCAGGGTGGGGCACGTGATGTGGGTGAGGCGCTCCCACAGCTCGAGAGGGTCGCGGCGGGTGCCCCGCCGCATCATCTCGCGCACGTCGCGCGCGTACTTCCAGGTGAGGGTCCCATCGGGCGCGCGCTTGAGCGCGTGCTTGATGCGGTGGCGCAGCTCGCCGACGTCGGCGCGCGGGTTGGCCGCCATCGCCGTCTCCACCGCCCACTCCTCGGACTCGATGGTCTCCGGCGCGTTCGCGATCATCGTCCGGATGCGCGCCATCCCCGGGGGGTGGATCTCGGGGGCGATGTCCACGATGACCAGGCGCTCGACGCGGTCGGGATGCGCGCCCGCGAAGCCCATCGCCACGCGGCCGCCCATGGAAAGGCCCAGGAGCGTGAAGCGGCGATAGCCAAGCGCGTCGACGAAGGCCTCCAGGTCGTCCGCCATCGCCCCGGGGGTGTAGTCGCCGTCGGGCGCGGGTTCGGAATCGCCGTGCCCCCGCTGATCGAGCGCGAGCACGCGCCACTGCGGGGCGAGCGCCTCCGCGAGAGTGTCCCAGGTGCGCGCGTGTCCGGTGATCCCGTGGAGGAGGATGACGGGCGGAGCCGTGGGCGCGCCCCACTCCACGTAGTGCAGCGCGAAGCCGCGCGATGAGACGGTGCTCTCGCGGGGCTCGGAGCTCGGGGCCATGGCGGAGGGCAGTGTACGGCGGGGCGCGGGCGCCGTCAATCGGCCGGGGCTACTCCGGCCCCAGCGGCGTGAACGGCCCGCGCAGCGTGCGCCGGCCGTCCGTCGAGGTCCACGTGACCTCGATGGCGCGGCCCGGGCCCGGCGTCAAGGTCATGGTTGGCGCGCGCTCGCGGCCGAGCGTGGCCTCGAGGCGGCCGGCGGTCTCGCGCGCCGGGTAGAGGCCGCCGCTGGCCCGACCGGCCGCCGCGCGATACAGCAGCTGCGGAGTGCCGCCGTCACCCTCGACGAGGCCCACCACGACCACGGTCTCGCCCAGCAGCCCGTACCAGAGGCCGCTGTAGGGCGCGAGGCGCTCGGGCACGGATCCGGGCGAGAGAAGGCGCGGGGGCGCGTCGCGGAGCAGCAGCTCGCGCACGGCGGCGCTCTCGCGGCCCGCCGGGCAGTCGACCGGTCCCGCGGGCGGCGCATCGCCCGAGAACAAATCGGCCACACAGATGCCGTAGCGCAGGGCAAAGCGCCCGCCCATGCCGCCGCCATGGCCGCTGATCGCCTGGGAGGTCTCGTCCACCACGAGGTAGGGCACGCCCCGGGCTCCAAGCGCGCGCAGCGCCCCCGGGCCCCGGACCCGATTGTCGAAGAGGGTGTCGCCCGGGGGGAACACCGCGACCACGCGCGTGGCCTGGGTATCGCGGAGCAGGCGCTCGGTGATGCTGGGATCAATACGGTCGACGCCACCCCGCCCCGTCACCCCCGGCGACATCGCGATCACGCCGTAGAGGCCGCGCTGCCCTTCCGCCGTCTCCAGCGTGATGTAGCCGCCGAAGGACTGGCCGGCGAGGATGACGCGGCGGTAGCCGCGCTTGAGCTGGGCGGCGATCTCGGCCTCGGTGCGCTCGGTGGCACGGGCGAGAGAGAGATCGCGGGAGGTCTCGCCGAGATTGTTCCGGTTGAGCTTGATCACGTCCCAGCCGCGGCCGTACAGGAGGCGCAGCACGAGGGCGGGCGGCGCCTTGTACTGCTCGTTGGTGCCGGAGATCCCGTGATTCCAGATGACGACGCCGCGGGCCTTCTCGGGGCCGTGCGCGGGGAGGTCGCAGAACCCCCACTCCGTCCAGAAGAAGCGGTTGGCGGGCTCCTGCTCACAGCCGAGATCGGGCGCCTCGGCGGCGCGGGCGGTTGGGGCGGCGAGGAGCAGGGCCAGCGCGGCGCCGGCGAAGCGCGAAACGTTGCGGAGCCCGGGCCTGGGCGCTAGAGTCACCCCGGTAGTATCACACCCACGGAGGCCGGCATGGCAAGCGTTGCGCTCACCGACGTCGCGATCGTGCTCCACCCTCAGGATGACGTGGCCATCGCCAAGCGGGAGATCAAGGCGGGGACCACCCTCGAGGACGCCGGCGGCGCCCAGATCGAGGCGCGGCAGGACATCCGTCCCGGCCACAAGATCGCGCGGCGGGCGCGCGCGGCCGGGGAGACGGTGCGGCGCTACGGGCAGGTGATCGGCTTCGCCACCGAGGCCATCGCGGTGGGGGACCACGTGCACACCCAGAACCTCGGCATCGGCGAGCTGGCCGCGGACCGCTACGAGGTGGGCGTGGACGTGCGTCCGGTGCGCTACCACGCGCCGGAGGACATGCGGTACTTCGACGGCTACAAGCGCGAGGACGGCCGCGTCGGCACCCGCAACTACGTGGCCATCATCTCCGGCGTGAACTGCTCGGCCTCCGTGAGCCAGTTCGTGAAGGAGAAGTTCCGCGATGTCTCCCGCGACTACCCGAACATCGACGGCGTCCTCGCCATCACGCATAAGTCGGGCTGCGGGACCAAGCTCTTCGGCGAGGACCATATGGCGTTGCAGCGGGTGCTCGCCGGCTACGCCAAGCACCCGAACGTGGCCGCCTACATCCTGGTTGGCCTCGGCTGCGAGGTGAACCAGGCGGCGGTGATGGTGGACAAGCAGCGCATGGCCGCTCCCGGGCACCCGGAGCGCGCGCCGTTCGTGGTGAACATCCAGGAGGCGGGCGGGATCCGGAAGACGGTGGAGATCGCCGCCCGCGAGGTCGCGAAGCTCCTTCCCCGCGCCAACGAAGCCCGGCGGAGCCGGCAGCCCGTGTCGGAGATCTGCCTCGCCACCAACTGCGGCGGCTCGGATTCCAACTCCGGCATCACCGCCAATCCCGCGCTCGGCTGGGCGGTGGATGAACTGGTGCGCTACGGGGGCACCGGCGTGCTCGCTGAGACGCCGGAGATCTACGGGGCCGAGCACCTCCTGATCCGCCGCGCCGTCAATGAGGGCGTGGCGAAGAAGCTCATCGATCGCTACAAGTGGTGGGAGTGGTACTGCCGCGGCATCGAGGCCATGGACAACAACCCCGCGCCCGGCAATAAGGCCGGGGGCATCACGACCGTGTTCGAGAAGTCGCTGGGCGGGGTCACCAAGGGCGGCACCACGCCCATGCAGGACGTCTTCCAGTACGGCGAGCCCATCACCACCCGCGGCTTCGTCTTCATGGACACCCCGGGCCATGATCCCGTGTCCATCACCGGCCTGGTCGCGGGCGGCTGCAACATGATCTGCTTCACCACCGGCCGCGGCTCGGTGTTCGGCTGCAAGCCGGTGCCGTCCCTGAAGCTCGCGACGAACTCGCTTATGTACCGCCACCTGGAAGAGGACATGGATATCAACTGCGGGGTGATCCTGGAGGGCGTGCCCCTCGAGCAGGTGGGGCGTCAGATCTTCGAGGAGATCGTCGCGGTGGCGTCGGGGAAACGGTCGAAGAGCGAGCTGAGCGGCGTCGGTGAGGAAGAGTTCGCGCCTTGGATCATCGGTCCTGTGATGTAGGGCGAGCCGCAGCCGCAGGCGCGGCGAGCAATTCGATAGAGCGGTCCCGAGCGGAGCGAGGGGGGCGAGCCGCAGCCGCAGGCGAGGCGAGTAATTCGATAGAGCGGTCCCGAGCGGAGCGAGGCGGAGTCGCGTTCACGACCGAGCCGACGAAGAAGGCGGACCAGAAGCGCGGGTCCGGAGCCCCGATCCGCCCCGGCTTGATCAGGCGCGACGTCCGGAAGCCGGCGCGGGCCCGGTAGACGAGGCTGTAGAACGGCACCATGTTGCGGCCCGCCACCTTGCCGTTGAAGACGATGTCGAGCGGCAGGTGGAGCGCGGCCGCCCCCAGCACGTATCCCCACAGCCCCTCGAGATTCGTCCACCAGGCGGCCAGGGCGAGCGCTGCCAGCACCTCGTAGGAATGCAGGAGCAAGACGACCAACCGTGTGTTCCCCGCCAGGTAGTGGCGGAGGAAGGCGGCGGGACGCAGGTCGCGCCGACGCTCGAAGAGGACGTAGTCGAGGACGTGGTCGAGATCGATCAGGAAGCCGCCGGCGGCGACCCCTGCGGTGAGGGCGACGGATCCGGTGCTCGCCTGGACGGCCGCGCATGCCACCGCCGTCGTGACGAGGTGGCCGCCGGGGCTCACGTCGCCCTCACCTGGTTCGAGAGGGGACGCTAGATGCGGCGGCGGGCGCGACGATTACGCGCCTCGACGTAAGCCACGCGGGCGATAGGGAGCAGCCATCCGAACGGAAGCACCACAGCAGCGGCGACCAGCCACATATTCGGGCGGCGATACCAGGGAAGGACCACGCCACCCTTGGGATTGTCTTGCCAGGCTTCACGGATCAGATCGAGCAATCGGCTCATTTTGTCGGGCTCCTAGGGCCGTAACATCCGGCCACCCAGAAGGAGAGCAAGGGGGGTGCCACGGACACCACCAGACCTAAATGCCCGAAATACTGACCATAAATCCCCACAAGCCCCTGGCCACACGCTGCGAGGCTTCTCCTCAAAACGGGAGGAACCTCTGCATTTTGGAGAGACGGGTTCCTGCGAAGTGATTGCGTGGGGCCGAAGGGGGGCCCGGGCTGCGACGGCGGGCCCGAGTTACGACTGCACGACGGTGACGACGAGGCCGATCGAGGCGAGCACGTTGCCGACGCGGACGCATTCCGGCTCGGGGCCGACCTTGACCACGGCCTTGCCGGTGTTGTGGACCTCCCAGGCCAGCTCCCAGCCGCGGTCCTCGGAGCAGCCGATCGCCTTCATGAGCTGCTGCACCACCTGCTCGAACGTGTGGCAGTCGCAGTTGTGAAGGATGGTC
The window above is part of the Candidatus Methylomirabilota bacterium genome. Proteins encoded here:
- a CDS encoding NYN domain-containing protein, yielding MSDDRKLAMFIDFENIVRGVKEAQYKQFEIKLVLERLVEKGKIMVKRAYADWNRYTEYKRPFHEHAIELIDVPQSRYSGKNSADIRMVVDAMDLAYAKQHVDTFALVSGDSDFSPLVSKLRENDRYVIGLGVKSSSSELLVGNCDEFIFYEDLIRESKKTTALRGLPEKKAEAFAQLIEAIQALQRENKDTLWGSMVKQTMIRKNPAFNESYYGYSTFSKLLEEAAKQKILTLERDAKSGTYIITSIEGDRAA
- a CDS encoding citrate/2-methylcitrate synthase → MSTAATLTDWKAGLEDVVATRSAICTVDGANGRLYYRGYEIADLAGRASFEEITHLLWFGELPSAADGRAFAARLAGARGLPAPVAALLRALPRECHPLDALRTAVSLAATQDPDVRADSPEANLAKSVRLVALVPAVVAAWHRIRSGLDPITAPAEGGHAAHFLHMLDGRAPSADVARVLDVILTLHADHELNASTFAARVAVATLADLHAAVVAAIATLKGPRHGGANDDVLAMLKAIGDPAKVEAYVEGRIGGRDRLSRAERAAPGARMPGFGHRVYKVDDARARVIRVMAKDMAAATGRTRLFEVAEAVYASVTRRTGLPVNVDFFSAVVYDALGIPPDFCTSIFATARVAGWCAHALEQYADNRLIRPRAHYVGPAPRPLVR
- a CDS encoding helix-turn-helix domain-containing protein is translated as MIVLEGEEYLTVEEAAGLLEIKPATLYAYVSRGVLKSYRQGIKRQRLYRRADVEALLRVAPSSGPVDEGELARRAPEIPLAESWIRE
- a CDS encoding sulfite oxidase-like oxidoreductase, which gives rise to MKGTPAELAHRVPPGQVLTEKWPVLTYGVTPRFDPSRWSFRCFGLVEEEIAWTWAEFLTLPRVHVRCDIHCVTRWSRLDNTFEGVAIREIMRRVRLRPGARFVRVHADPDYTTNLALEELLRDDVLLALRHDGRDLTPEHGGPLRLVVPRLYFWKSAKWVRAFEFLDVNAPGFWEVNGYHMEADPWKEERYADQETDAMQRMRAEAARRRRGRER
- a CDS encoding alpha/beta fold hydrolase, whose protein sequence is MAPSSEPRESTVSSRGFALHYVEWGAPTAPPVILLHGITGHARTWDTLAEALAPQWRVLALDQRGHGDSEPAPDGDYTPGAMADDLEAFVDALGYRRFTLLGLSMGGRVAMGFAGAHPDRVERLVIVDIAPEIHPPGMARIRTMIANAPETIESEEWAVETAMAANPRADVGELRHRIKHALKRAPDGTLTWKYARDVREMMRRGTRRDPLELWERLTHITCPTLLVRGAESDVLSPALAQRVVAALPDGRLVEVAAAGHTVPGDRPAEFVDVVRRFLASPAR
- a CDS encoding altronate dehydratase family protein — encoded protein: MASVALTDVAIVLHPQDDVAIAKREIKAGTTLEDAGGAQIEARQDIRPGHKIARRARAAGETVRRYGQVIGFATEAIAVGDHVHTQNLGIGELAADRYEVGVDVRPVRYHAPEDMRYFDGYKREDGRVGTRNYVAIISGVNCSASVSQFVKEKFRDVSRDYPNIDGVLAITHKSGCGTKLFGEDHMALQRVLAGYAKHPNVAAYILVGLGCEVNQAAVMVDKQRMAAPGHPERAPFVVNIQEAGGIRKTVEIAAREVAKLLPRANEARRSRQPVSEICLATNCGGSDSNSGITANPALGWAVDELVRYGGTGVLAETPEIYGAEHLLIRRAVNEGVAKKLIDRYKWWEWYCRGIEAMDNNPAPGNKAGGITTVFEKSLGGVTKGGTTPMQDVFQYGEPITTRGFVFMDTPGHDPVSITGLVAGGCNMICFTTGRGSVFGCKPVPSLKLATNSLMYRHLEEDMDINCGVILEGVPLEQVGRQIFEEIVAVASGKRSKSELSGVGEEEFAPWIIGPVM
- a CDS encoding ATP-dependent Clp protease adaptor ClpS — translated: MSRPLEVPDTEEVERTEAVAAPPWMTILHNCDCHTFEQVVQQLMKAIGCSEDRGWELAWEVHNTGKAVVKVGPEPECVRVGNVLASIGLVVTVVQS